The following coding sequences lie in one uncultured Bacteroides sp. genomic window:
- the deoC gene encoding deoxyribose-phosphate aldolase: protein MENNEVEKSKYEIALEKYNTDINDNDIKAKVAAIIANKVPKNNTPEVKKFLFHCIDLTTLKTTDNEESVMKFTEKVNKFADEYGDLDNVAAICVYPNMAQVVNDTLEADGVKIAAVSGGFPSSQTFIEVKIAETAMAIMDGANEIDIVISVGKFLSGDYETMCDEIQELKDTCKENHLKVILETGALGSASNIKKASILSIYAGADFIKTSTGKENPAATPEAAYVMCEAIKEYYEETGNKIGFKPAGGINTVNDALVYYSIVKEILGQEWLTNELFRLGTSRLANLLLSDIKGEDIKFF from the coding sequence ATGGAAAATAATGAAGTAGAAAAAAGTAAGTATGAAATTGCTTTAGAGAAGTACAATACCGACATAAACGACAACGATATTAAGGCTAAAGTTGCCGCTATAATTGCGAATAAAGTACCCAAAAACAACACACCTGAAGTAAAGAAATTCCTCTTCCACTGTATTGATCTTACCACGCTTAAGACTACAGACAACGAAGAAAGTGTAATGAAATTCACTGAAAAAGTGAATAAATTTGCCGATGAATACGGAGACCTTGACAATGTTGCCGCCATCTGTGTGTACCCCAATATGGCACAAGTTGTAAACGATACACTGGAGGCCGACGGAGTTAAGATTGCTGCTGTAAGCGGCGGATTCCCTTCTTCACAAACCTTTATAGAAGTGAAGATTGCTGAAACGGCAATGGCCATTATGGATGGAGCAAATGAGATAGATATTGTTATATCTGTTGGTAAATTCCTCAGCGGCGACTACGAAACAATGTGCGATGAGATTCAGGAATTAAAGGATACATGCAAGGAAAATCACCTGAAAGTGATCCTTGAAACAGGTGCTCTGGGCAGTGCTTCGAACATCAAAAAGGCCTCTATCCTATCCATCTATGCAGGCGCCGATTTCATTAAAACATCTACAGGAAAAGAAAACCCAGCTGCAACACCAGAGGCTGCATACGTAATGTGTGAGGCTATTAAGGAATACTACGAAGAAACCGGAAATAAGATCGGTTTTAAGCCCGCTGGAGGCATTAATACTGTCAACGACGCCCTTGTATACTACAGCATCGTAAAAGAGATTCTGGGACAAGAATGGCTAACCAACGAGCTTTTCCGTTTGGGTACAAGTCGCCTTGCCAACCTATTGCTATCAGATATCAAAGGAGAAGATATAAAGTTCTTCTAG
- a CDS encoding polyprenyl synthetase family protein, giving the protein MDRLSQIKSPIISDLEQFKELFNSSLDNSNPLLNEVLSHIKQRGGKMMRPILVLLIARLLGKVSSSTLHSAVSLELLHTASLVHDDVVDESSQRRGQASVNALYDNKVSILVGDYLLATCLIQAAFSRNHEVITVVSRLGQDLSEGELLQLSNVSNTEILESVYFDVIRKKTAALFAACTHTAALSAGVSPEKVEMARLFGEYTGICFQIKDDIFDYYDDREVGKPTGNDMREGKLTLPAIYAINTAASEEGKKLAVKVKSGTATDDEIKRLIDFSKQNGGIEYATKVMFDYHSKAVQLLEDFPDSDIKQSLISYLDYVVDRKK; this is encoded by the coding sequence ATGGACAGATTATCTCAGATTAAGTCTCCTATTATTTCAGATCTGGAGCAGTTTAAAGAGCTCTTTAATAGTTCATTGGATAATTCAAACCCATTGTTAAATGAAGTCCTTTCTCACATTAAGCAACGTGGGGGAAAGATGATGCGTCCAATTTTAGTCCTTCTTATTGCCAGATTGTTAGGAAAGGTTTCTTCTTCTACACTTCATTCTGCTGTCTCTTTGGAATTACTTCACACTGCCAGTTTGGTACACGATGATGTGGTTGATGAAAGCTCGCAGCGCCGTGGCCAGGCTTCGGTGAATGCTTTGTATGATAATAAAGTGTCAATATTAGTTGGCGATTATCTGCTTGCTACTTGTCTTATTCAGGCAGCTTTTTCACGGAATCATGAAGTGATAACAGTCGTTTCACGCTTAGGACAGGATCTGTCTGAAGGGGAACTTTTACAGCTTTCCAATGTTAGTAATACTGAGATTTTAGAGTCTGTATACTTTGATGTTATTCGAAAAAAAACAGCAGCTTTGTTTGCTGCCTGCACTCACACTGCAGCGTTATCTGCAGGAGTTTCTCCTGAAAAGGTAGAAATGGCCCGTTTATTTGGTGAATATACCGGTATTTGCTTCCAGATTAAGGATGATATTTTTGATTATTATGATGATCGTGAGGTAGGAAAACCAACTGGTAATGATATGCGCGAAGGCAAATTAACTCTTCCCGCTATTTATGCTATAAATACCGCTGCTAGTGAAGAAGGAAAAAAGCTGGCTGTGAAGGTTAAATCAGGAACTGCAACCGATGATGAAATTAAGCGTCTGATTGATTTTTCAAAGCAGAACGGAGGAATTGAATATGCCACTAAGGTGATGTTTGATTACCATTCTAAAGCAGTTCAACTGCTTGAGGATTTTCCGGATTCTGATATTAAGCAATCGCTTATTTCCTACCTGGATTACGTGGTTGATAGAAAGAAATAA
- the dtd gene encoding D-aminoacyl-tRNA deacylase has protein sequence MRAVIQRVSHASVTINGTCKSAVKEGLLVLVGIEEADGQEDIEWLCKKIINLRIFDDENGVMNKSVLDVDGEILVISQFTLHASTKKGNRPSYIKAAKHEISVPLYETFCNELSISLGKEVGTGEFGADMKVELLNNGPVTIWMDTKNKE, from the coding sequence ATGAGAGCTGTAATACAACGCGTCAGCCATGCCTCTGTCACCATTAACGGGACATGCAAATCTGCTGTTAAAGAGGGATTGCTGGTACTGGTGGGCATTGAGGAAGCCGATGGGCAGGAAGACATAGAATGGCTATGCAAAAAGATCATCAACCTGAGAATTTTTGACGATGAAAACGGAGTGATGAACAAATCTGTGCTTGATGTTGACGGAGAAATTCTTGTTATCAGCCAGTTTACACTCCACGCATCGACTAAAAAAGGGAATCGCCCTTCCTACATCAAGGCGGCAAAACACGAGATTTCCGTGCCTCTTTACGAGACTTTCTGCAATGAATTAAGCATTTCTCTGGGAAAGGAAGTGGGAACAGGCGAGTTTGGCGCCGATATGAAAGTGGAGCTTTTAAATAACGGTCCGGTAACAATTTGGATGGACACTAAAAACAAGGAATAA
- the uvrC gene encoding excinuclease ABC subunit UvrC, whose product MEPQELNTSDYLKGIVQNLPEGPGIYQYLNSEGTIIYVGKAKNLKRRVYSYFSKEHEPGKTRILVSKIADIRYIVVNTEEDALLLENNLIKKYKPRYNVLLKDDKTYPSICVSNEYFPRVFKTRRVIRDGSTYYGPYSHAPSMNALLDLVKHLYPIRTCHLNLTPENIRAGKFKVCLEYHIKNCAGPCVGLMTHDEYLKNIAEVKEILKGNTQEISKSLFQKMQDLAMDLKFEEAQKVKEKYELIENYRAKSEVVNSILHNIDVFSIADDEKSAFINYLHITNGSINQAFTFEYKKRLNETTEELLSLGIIEMRERYKSLSREIIVPFEMDIELNNVVFTVPQRGDKKKLLELSQMNVKQYKVDRLKQAEKLNPEQRSIRIMKKMQSDFHLKDLPMHIECFDNSNIQGAYPVASCVVFKKAKPSKKDYRHFNIKTVEGPNDFASMEEIVYRRYKRLLEEEQPLPQLVIVDGGKGQLSSAQKIFSELNLTGRVTLIGIAKRLEEIFFPGDPYPLYLDKNSESLKVIQHLRDEAHRFGITFHRNKRSKGQTTSALDEIKGIGEKTKTALLKEFKSVKRIQEASIEELSAIVGEAKAKNILDNLSK is encoded by the coding sequence ATGGAACCTCAGGAGCTAAATACTTCAGATTATTTAAAGGGGATCGTACAGAATCTTCCTGAAGGACCTGGAATTTATCAGTATTTAAACTCCGAAGGTACCATTATCTATGTTGGAAAGGCTAAGAATCTTAAAAGAAGGGTTTATTCCTACTTCAGCAAAGAGCACGAACCAGGAAAGACAAGGATTCTGGTTAGCAAGATTGCAGATATTCGCTATATCGTAGTAAATACAGAGGAAGATGCATTATTATTGGAAAATAATCTGATAAAGAAATACAAGCCCCGCTACAACGTACTCCTAAAAGACGATAAAACCTACCCTTCTATTTGCGTAAGCAATGAATATTTTCCCCGTGTCTTTAAAACAAGAAGAGTAATCCGCGACGGTTCCACTTATTACGGCCCTTACAGCCACGCACCGTCAATGAACGCTTTGCTAGACCTTGTAAAGCACTTATATCCCATCAGAACCTGCCATTTAAACCTTACTCCCGAGAATATTCGTGCCGGCAAATTCAAAGTCTGTCTGGAATACCATATTAAAAACTGCGCAGGCCCTTGCGTAGGATTAATGACGCATGATGAATATTTAAAGAATATTGCAGAGGTTAAAGAGATTCTGAAGGGGAATACTCAGGAAATAAGCAAATCTTTATTCCAGAAGATGCAGGATTTAGCAATGGATTTAAAGTTTGAAGAGGCGCAGAAAGTAAAGGAGAAGTATGAATTAATAGAGAATTACCGTGCTAAATCGGAAGTAGTAAACTCTATTCTTCACAATATCGACGTGTTCTCTATTGCCGACGATGAGAAATCGGCCTTTATCAATTACCTGCATATAACCAACGGAAGCATTAATCAGGCGTTTACTTTCGAGTATAAAAAGCGCCTTAACGAGACTACAGAAGAGCTGCTATCTCTTGGTATTATAGAAATGCGCGAAAGATATAAGAGTCTTTCACGGGAAATAATTGTTCCTTTTGAGATGGATATAGAGCTCAACAACGTTGTTTTCACCGTTCCACAGAGAGGAGACAAAAAGAAACTGCTTGAACTTTCACAAATGAACGTGAAGCAATACAAGGTAGACCGGTTAAAACAGGCTGAAAAGCTGAATCCGGAACAGCGCAGCATCAGGATTATGAAAAAGATGCAGAGCGATTTCCACCTGAAAGACCTTCCAATGCATATAGAATGCTTCGATAACTCAAATATTCAGGGCGCATATCCGGTTGCTTCCTGCGTAGTATTTAAGAAAGCCAAGCCATCAAAGAAAGACTATCGCCACTTCAACATTAAGACTGTAGAAGGACCCAATGACTTTGCGTCTATGGAAGAGATTGTTTACAGGCGATATAAGCGATTATTAGAAGAAGAGCAACCATTGCCTCAGTTAGTCATTGTAGACGGCGGTAAAGGGCAGCTAAGTTCGGCTCAGAAGATATTCAGTGAGCTTAATCTTACAGGAAGAGTAACCCTTATTGGTATTGCAAAAAGACTGGAAGAGATCTTTTTCCCCGGCGATCCCTACCCTCTTTATCTGGATAAGAACTCAGAAAGCCTCAAAGTAATTCAGCATTTACGCGATGAAGCGCACCGTTTTGGTATTACTTTCCACAGAAATAAACGAAGCAAAGGGCAAACTACGTCGGCTCTCGATGAAATAAAAGGCATCGGAGAAAAGACAAAAACCGCTCTTCTAAAAGAATTCAAGAGCGTAAAACGCATTCAGGAAGCTTCCATTGAAGAGCTTTCGGCCATTGTTGGCGAGGCTAAAGCTAAAAATATCCTGGATAACTTATCAAAATAA
- a CDS encoding adenine phosphoribosyltransferase, with product MNKEKLIKSIRNVPDFPIPGIQFKDETTLFKDPDCLKELSDELYEMYKDKGITKVAGIESRGFIMGPILAARLGAGFVPIRKPGKLPAATLEESYNKEYGTDTIQVHKDAITENDVVLLHDDLLATGGTMKAAIKLTKRFNPKAVYVNFIIELKELNGRAIFNEEDDIEAVLVL from the coding sequence ATGAACAAAGAAAAGCTAATTAAGAGCATTAGAAATGTACCCGATTTCCCTATCCCTGGAATTCAGTTTAAAGATGAAACAACTCTATTCAAAGATCCCGATTGTTTAAAGGAACTTTCAGATGAACTCTACGAAATGTACAAAGATAAAGGGATCACTAAAGTTGCAGGTATCGAGTCCAGAGGATTTATTATGGGACCTATTTTAGCTGCCAGATTGGGAGCCGGTTTTGTTCCTATCCGCAAACCAGGAAAACTTCCGGCAGCAACATTAGAAGAAAGCTATAACAAAGAATACGGAACAGATACTATCCAGGTTCACAAAGATGCAATAACAGAAAATGATGTAGTATTACTTCACGATGATTTATTGGCAACCGGCGGAACAATGAAAGCAGCGATTAAATTAACGAAGAGATTTAATCCAAAGGCTGTTTATGTAAACTTCATCATTGAATTAAAAGAGTTGAACGGACGTGCAATCTTCAACGAAGAAGATGACATTGAAGCTGTTTTAGTTCTTTAA
- the mnmG gene encoding tRNA uridine-5-carboxymethylaminomethyl(34) synthesis enzyme MnmG codes for MDFKYDVIVIGAGHAGCEAAAAAANLGSKTCLITMDMNKIAQMSCNPAVGGIAKGQIVREIDALGGYMGLVTDKTAIQFRMLNRSKGPAMWSPRAQCDRNKFIWVWREILENMPNLHIWQDTVKEIIVENGEIVGLRTYLDVEFRAKAVVLTAGTFLNGLMHIGKTKLPGGRMAEPASYLLTESIARHGVQFGRMKTGTPVRIDGRSVNYDLMGVQDGENDFHKFSYMNTGTKHLKQLQCWTCYTNEEVHKILRDGLPDSPLFNGQIQSIGPRYCPSIETKIVTFPDKNQHQLFLEPEGETTQEFYLNGFSSSLPLDIQIRALKKIPAFKDLVLYRPGYAIEYDYFDPTQLKHTLESKIIKNLFFAGQVNGTTGYEEAGGQGIIAGINAHQNSHNGEPFVLGRDEAYIGVLIDDLVTKGVDEPYRMFTSRAEYRILLRQDDADMRLTERSYNLGLAKRDRYDLVLNKRNEVKRIIEFAQKYSIKVGPINNALESLGTTPLKQGCKLIDLINRPQITLENISELVSDFKEELNQIPERKEEIKEAAEILIKYDGYINRERLIADKIERLETIKIKGKFDYNTINSISTEARQKLIKIDPETIAQASRIPGISPSDINVLLVFLRK; via the coding sequence ATGGATTTTAAGTACGATGTAATTGTTATCGGAGCAGGACATGCCGGTTGCGAAGCTGCAGCTGCGGCTGCTAATCTAGGCTCGAAAACATGTCTCATTACGATGGACATGAATAAAATTGCTCAAATGAGCTGTAATCCGGCCGTAGGTGGCATAGCCAAAGGACAAATAGTTCGGGAAATTGATGCTTTGGGAGGATATATGGGTCTGGTGACAGACAAGACAGCTATCCAGTTCCGAATGCTGAACCGTTCAAAAGGACCAGCTATGTGGAGCCCACGTGCTCAATGTGACAGAAATAAGTTTATCTGGGTCTGGAGAGAGATTCTGGAAAATATGCCAAATCTCCACATCTGGCAAGATACGGTTAAGGAAATAATCGTTGAAAACGGGGAAATTGTGGGCTTAAGGACTTATCTGGATGTTGAATTCAGAGCAAAGGCTGTAGTTCTCACAGCAGGAACATTCCTGAATGGGTTAATGCATATTGGCAAAACAAAACTACCCGGAGGAAGAATGGCCGAGCCTGCTTCTTATCTTTTAACCGAATCCATCGCAAGACATGGCGTTCAATTCGGTCGGATGAAGACCGGCACGCCAGTACGTATTGACGGACGTAGTGTGAATTACGATTTAATGGGGGTTCAGGATGGAGAGAATGATTTTCATAAGTTCTCTTATATGAATACCGGAACAAAGCACTTAAAACAGTTACAGTGCTGGACTTGCTATACCAATGAGGAGGTTCACAAGATTCTTAGAGACGGATTACCAGATTCGCCCCTTTTCAACGGGCAAATTCAAAGTATAGGTCCGAGATACTGCCCTAGCATTGAAACAAAGATCGTCACTTTCCCGGACAAGAACCAGCATCAGCTATTCCTGGAACCTGAGGGGGAAACCACCCAGGAGTTTTATTTGAATGGCTTTTCATCTTCTCTCCCATTGGATATTCAAATCAGGGCTTTGAAAAAAATCCCTGCATTTAAAGATTTAGTTCTATATCGCCCTGGATATGCCATTGAATACGATTATTTCGATCCTACACAATTAAAACATACGTTGGAATCGAAGATTATCAAAAATCTATTCTTCGCCGGACAAGTTAATGGAACCACCGGATATGAAGAGGCAGGCGGACAAGGAATCATCGCAGGAATCAATGCACATCAGAATTCTCACAATGGTGAACCTTTCGTTTTGGGCAGGGATGAAGCATATATTGGCGTTTTAATCGATGATTTAGTTACAAAAGGAGTAGATGAGCCTTACCGCATGTTTACTTCCCGCGCTGAATATCGCATATTACTTCGCCAAGATGATGCAGACATGCGTTTAACAGAAAGATCGTACAACCTCGGTTTAGCTAAAAGAGATCGGTATGACCTGGTTCTCAATAAAAGGAACGAAGTAAAGCGTATCATTGAATTCGCACAAAAATATTCTATAAAAGTAGGTCCTATCAACAATGCGCTTGAAAGTCTTGGCACCACCCCGCTAAAACAAGGATGCAAACTGATCGACCTGATTAATCGCCCTCAGATTACTTTAGAAAACATTTCCGAACTAGTCTCTGATTTCAAAGAAGAACTAAATCAGATTCCGGAAAGAAAAGAGGAAATAAAAGAGGCGGCAGAAATTCTGATCAAGTATGACGGTTATATTAATCGAGAAAGATTAATTGCTGATAAGATTGAACGTCTCGAGACAATCAAGATAAAAGGCAAGTTTGACTACAATACAATAAATTCCATATCAACAGAAGCGAGACAAAAGCTAATCAAAATTGATCCGGAAACCATTGCACAGGCAAGCAGAATCCCTGGAATCTCGCCAAGCGATATAAACGTATTGCTGGTGTTTTTAAGGAAATAA
- the polA gene encoding DNA polymerase I: MNQKDKLFLLDAYALIYRAYYAFIKSPRINSKGFNTSAILGFVNTLEELLKKENPTHIGVAFDPSGPTFRHEAYEKYKAQREETPEAIRLSVPIIKDIIRAYRIPILEVSGFEADDVIGTLATEAGKQGITTYMMTPDKDYGQLVSENVFMYRPKYGDKEFEVLGVEQVKAKYDISSPDQVIDMLGLMGDASDNIPGCPGVGEKTALKLIAEFGSIENLLEHTDQLKGALKTKVETNKEMITFSKFLATIKIDVPIELRMDELVREEPNEEELRKIFEELEFRTLSERIFKTEKKQVNVAPQQGDLFAIFTPDGQVEDKYSNLVRLEKLNYDYQLIDNEEKRRDFIQYILTFDIVSLDTETTGTDPIKAELVGMSFSVAENQAFYIPVPPKREEAQKIVNELRPVFENEKSLKVGQNIKYDMLVLQNYGVEVKGKLFDTMVAHYVLQPELRHGMDYLAEIYLNYQTIHIDELIGAKGKNQLNMRDLLPEKVYKYACEDADVTLKLKNILEKELKENGAEDLFYNIEMPLVPVLAYIERNGMKLDLEALKQTSEDFTARMNEIEKEIFSLAGMEFNISSPKQVGEVLFEKLKVVEKAKKTKTGQYSTSEDVLESLCSKHPVVEKILEYRGLKKLLSTYVDSLPQLINPHTGKIHTSFNQTVTSTGRLSSSNPNLQNIPIRDEDGKEIRKAFIPDEGCTFFSADYSQIELRIMAHLSEDKNMIDAFNSGYDIHAATAAKVYKTELSEVTKDMRRKAKTANFGIIYGISVFGLAERMAVDRKEAKELIDGYFETYPSVKEYMDRSIKIAKKNGYVETIFHRKRYLPDINSHNAVVRGYAERNAINAPIQGSAADIIKVAMVNIYNRFKKENVQAKMILQVHDELNFSVPTNEKELVEKIVIEEMENAYKMHVPLKADCGWGKNWLEAH, encoded by the coding sequence ATGAATCAGAAAGATAAATTATTCCTTTTAGACGCTTACGCACTCATATACAGAGCTTATTATGCATTTATTAAAAGCCCGAGAATTAATTCAAAAGGCTTTAACACATCCGCAATTTTAGGCTTTGTAAATACACTTGAGGAGCTATTGAAAAAGGAAAATCCTACACATATTGGGGTTGCTTTTGACCCTTCCGGACCTACTTTCAGACACGAAGCTTACGAGAAATATAAAGCTCAACGCGAAGAAACACCAGAGGCAATTCGTCTCTCTGTTCCAATAATAAAGGACATTATTCGTGCATACCGAATCCCGATTCTTGAGGTTTCAGGTTTCGAAGCCGACGATGTAATCGGCACTCTTGCCACTGAAGCCGGCAAACAAGGTATCACTACTTACATGATGACTCCTGATAAAGATTACGGACAGTTGGTTAGCGAGAATGTTTTTATGTATCGTCCTAAATACGGTGATAAAGAATTCGAAGTTCTTGGAGTGGAACAGGTGAAAGCTAAATATGACATTTCCTCCCCCGATCAGGTTATCGATATGTTAGGTCTGATGGGTGACGCTTCTGATAATATTCCTGGCTGTCCTGGTGTGGGAGAAAAAACGGCTCTAAAATTAATTGCGGAATTTGGTAGCATTGAAAATCTGCTTGAACATACCGATCAACTGAAAGGTGCTCTGAAAACAAAAGTGGAGACCAACAAAGAAATGATCACTTTCTCCAAATTTCTGGCAACCATAAAAATTGATGTTCCTATTGAATTGAGAATGGACGAACTTGTTCGTGAAGAACCGAACGAGGAAGAATTGAGAAAAATATTCGAAGAGCTGGAATTTCGAACGTTGTCAGAGCGAATTTTTAAAACGGAGAAAAAACAAGTAAACGTGGCCCCTCAGCAAGGCGATCTCTTTGCAATTTTTACGCCCGATGGGCAAGTTGAAGATAAATATTCAAATCTCGTAAGATTAGAAAAGCTTAATTACGACTATCAACTAATTGATAATGAAGAAAAAAGACGTGATTTTATTCAATATATACTTACGTTTGACATAGTCAGTCTAGATACAGAAACCACCGGAACAGACCCAATTAAGGCAGAATTGGTGGGAATGAGCTTCAGCGTGGCCGAAAACCAGGCATTTTATATTCCGGTCCCTCCCAAAAGAGAGGAAGCACAAAAAATTGTTAATGAGCTACGCCCGGTCTTCGAAAATGAGAAATCACTCAAAGTCGGACAAAATATCAAGTACGATATGCTGGTGCTTCAAAATTATGGAGTGGAAGTAAAAGGCAAACTTTTCGACACAATGGTAGCGCACTATGTTCTTCAACCCGAACTTAGACACGGAATGGATTACCTTGCCGAAATTTATCTTAATTACCAAACAATTCACATTGATGAGCTAATTGGTGCAAAAGGAAAAAATCAACTTAACATGCGCGACCTCCTCCCCGAGAAAGTATACAAGTATGCTTGCGAAGATGCCGATGTTACTTTGAAGCTGAAAAATATTCTTGAAAAGGAACTGAAGGAAAACGGCGCTGAAGATTTATTCTATAACATAGAGATGCCACTTGTTCCGGTTCTTGCTTATATTGAACGGAATGGAATGAAGCTAGATCTCGAAGCACTTAAACAAACATCCGAGGATTTCACTGCCAGAATGAACGAAATAGAAAAAGAGATTTTCTCATTGGCCGGCATGGAATTCAATATTAGTTCACCCAAACAGGTAGGAGAAGTGCTCTTCGAAAAACTGAAGGTGGTGGAAAAAGCAAAGAAAACCAAAACAGGACAATACTCTACTTCGGAAGATGTACTGGAAAGTTTGTGTAGCAAGCATCCGGTTGTTGAGAAAATTCTGGAATATCGTGGGCTAAAGAAGCTGTTAAGTACCTATGTTGATTCCCTTCCTCAGCTAATCAATCCTCATACAGGAAAAATACATACCTCATTCAATCAGACAGTTACTTCGACAGGTCGGTTAAGTTCCAGCAATCCTAACCTGCAGAATATACCAATCCGTGACGAAGACGGGAAAGAGATTCGTAAAGCATTTATTCCGGATGAAGGGTGCACCTTCTTTTCTGCGGACTACTCCCAGATTGAACTTAGAATTATGGCTCATCTAAGTGAAGACAAAAATATGATAGATGCTTTCAATTCCGGTTATGATATTCATGCTGCAACAGCTGCAAAAGTCTACAAGACAGAGCTTTCCGAAGTAACAAAGGATATGCGCCGCAAAGCTAAAACGGCTAACTTCGGTATTATTTACGGAATATCTGTATTCGGACTGGCAGAAAGAATGGCGGTAGACAGGAAGGAAGCAAAGGAACTGATTGATGGTTACTTCGAAACCTATCCCAGCGTAAAAGAATATATGGACAGAAGCATCAAAATAGCTAAGAAAAATGGCTATGTGGAAACGATCTTTCACCGCAAACGGTACCTTCCGGATATCAATTCACACAATGCGGTTGTCCGTGGTTACGCTGAAAGAAATGCAATCAACGCCCCCATTCAGGGAAGTGCTGCCGACATCATTAAGGTTGCAATGGTCAATATTTATAACCGTTTTAAGAAGGAAAATGTGCAAGCCAAAATGATTCTTCAGGTTCATGATGAACTTAACTTTAGCGTTCCTACTAATGAGAAAGAACTTGTTGAAAAGATTGTGATAGAAGAGATGGAAAACGCCTATAAGATGCACGTTCCCTTGAAAGCCGACTGCGGATGGGGAAAAAATTGGCTCGAAGCGCACTAA
- a CDS encoding nucleotide pyrophosphohydrolase, with protein sequence MTLEEAQKEVDKWIKTYGVRYFSELTNMAILTEEVGELARVIARKYGDQSFKEGEECNLADEMTDVLWVLLCLANQTGVNLTEAFKRNLEKKTKRDNERHINNPKLTNNGK encoded by the coding sequence ATGACACTGGAAGAAGCACAAAAAGAGGTCGACAAGTGGATCAAAACATACGGAGTGCGTTACTTTAGCGAGCTCACTAATATGGCAATTCTGACCGAAGAAGTGGGAGAATTAGCCCGGGTTATTGCCCGTAAATATGGGGATCAATCCTTTAAAGAGGGGGAAGAATGCAACCTGGCCGATGAAATGACCGATGTACTTTGGGTACTTCTTTGCCTGGCAAACCAGACAGGCGTAAACCTCACCGAGGCATTTAAAAGAAACCTGGAAAAGAAAACAAAAAGAGATAACGAAAGACATATAAACAATCCTAAACTTACAAATAATGGAAAATAA